ATAACATCCGAAGTGGTTAAAATGATTACAACAAAAGGAATTCCATCTGTATGCGCGGAACTTCAGACAGGCATAATGCGTGACAGGCCAAAACTCTATGCGCAGGATGTTGAGTTAAACCTTAAAACATCAACAGCGCATGGTTTAAATGCTGTTAATTGTTATATGTTTTCAGGTGGTAAAAACGAGCTTTCATTTGGCGCTTTCGGTACCTACCATGGTTGGCAGGCGCCGGTAAACAAAGAAGGCAAAAAACAAGAACACTTTGGCGCATTGCAGGAGTTTGGCGACATAATAAAACTTTTCGGCACACAAATTGGCAACACCCAAAAACATTACGACACGACAATAGGTTTTTATGCCCCATATTACACTACGGAATATCTCTCAGGTGAGTATATTGAACTTCTTGAATGGAAAAAAATGCAGTTGTTTTATGACGGGCTTGGCCGTTTGTTGCAAGTTGCCAACATAAATTACAATTTTGTTGACCTGCAAAAAGCCACACTTAAAGAGTTGCTAAAAAAACCGTCGCTTGTGGTTTTCTCGCTTGAGTTTATGGATGAACAAACGCAACAAAAACTCGCTGATTATGTGCAAGCTGGCGGCAAGCTAATGCTAAACCCCGCAATGCTAGAGTACGACTTAGCGTTTAAAAAATGCTCAGTACTATCCGATGCGCTTGGTGTTGAAGTTGAGAAAAAAACAGTAAAACATCTGCTCTTTTTTATTGGCAAAGAGGACTATCTTGCGCAAGGTGAGCTGAGTACATTTGAATTAAATAAAAATGCAAAATCAATTGTCACTTATAGCGACTCAAAACCATGCGGTGCGCTTGTAAAATATGGTAAAGGTGAAGCATTGGTGCTTGGTTTTGGTTTAAACCATATGTTTGACTATCATATAGATCTGGTTAAAAAGTTTGCAGATTTAGTAGGCATAAAACCGTATGTTGATTGCACAGAGAAAGAAATTGCAGTTGTTTTAAGGGAAAATGAACAGTTTGGTTTTCTATTTGTTGCCAATTTTCACGATGCTATAAAAACCACAAAACTTTCCTTGGTATTACCAGGCGAAAAAGCCAAAACGACATTTCCTAAAAAGGGCGTTATAAAACTGCATAACAGAACTTCACTTGTTTTGCCTCTTAATGTAACACTTTCAAATGGCGATATAATTCGTTACTCAAGTGCTCAAGTATTAAAGTTTTCTGAAAGCAAAAAAGAAAGAAAGTTTACGGTTAATGGTGCAAAAGGTTCAATATGCGAAATGGAATTGATAACCAAAGCCAAAAAGGTTT
The genomic region above belongs to Endomicrobiales bacterium and contains:
- a CDS encoding beta-galactosidase yields the protein MIKLESGRYTIDGKAFYIYSGEIHYFRIDSKLWQKHLNAAKDAGLNTVSSYIPWSLHEYAQGKFDFEGKTNPHLNLIKFIELVKNSGLKFIARIGPVSNAELVNEGVPDWVLKNYPEVFVRGKEITNLPHVTLLAYLNSTFQKLVGSWYDEVVPIIEHNQHPSGPIILVQLCNEIGMVHWLNKAADYSDDTENLYRQFLLEKYPKISVLNSAYNTKHSDFSEIKQPADGSDTQNRVMLWDWMNFYQRYYAQYFHKLHTLLRAGKVHLPVLANIPQFYDFDVRGRGVFSPMTTMMFRDFKDYVPEVIFGGAYQMRRLDYENFHDISITSEVVKMITTKGIPSVCAELQTGIMRDRPKLYAQDVELNLKTSTAHGLNAVNCYMFSGGKNELSFGAFGTYHGWQAPVNKEGKKQEHFGALQEFGDIIKLFGTQIGNTQKHYDTTIGFYAPYYTTEYLSGEYIELLEWKKMQLFYDGLGRLLQVANINYNFVDLQKATLKELLKKPSLVVFSLEFMDEQTQQKLADYVQAGGKLMLNPAMLEYDLAFKKCSVLSDALGVEVEKKTVKHLLFFIGKEDYLAQGELSTFELNKNAKSIVTYSDSKPCGALVKYGKGEALVLGFGLNHMFDYHIDLVKKFADLVGIKPYVDCTEKEIAVVLRENEQFGFLFVANFHDAIKTTKLSLVLPGEKAKTTFPKKGVIKLHNRTSLVLPLNVTLSNGDIIRYSSAQVLKFSESKKERKFTVNGAKGSICEMELITKAKKVLVNGKKITVSSKKNGIVFDFELSGGKDNIVVS